The following coding sequences lie in one Hippopotamus amphibius kiboko isolate mHipAmp2 chromosome 7, mHipAmp2.hap2, whole genome shotgun sequence genomic window:
- the C7H2orf68 gene encoding UPF0561 protein C2orf68 homolog, translating to MEAARGPGPRLYCKPGGRLDMSHGFVHHIRRNQLARDDYDKKVKQAAKEKARRRHTPAPTRPRKPDLQVYLPRHRDGSTHPSNADCEESGESSSSGGSEPEPPGHQLFCLEYEADSGDITSVIVYQDDDPGRVSEEVSAHTPLEPPMREALKLRIQEEIAKRQSRH from the exons ATGGAAGCGGCGCGGGGTCCCGGGCCGAGGCTCTACTGCAAGCCTGGCGGGCGGCTGGACATGAGCCACGGCTTCGTGCACCACATCCGACGGAACCAGCTCGCCCG GGACGACTATGACAAGAAGGTGAAGCAGGCGGCCAAGGAGAAGGCGAGGAGGCGTCACACGCCCGCGCCCACTCGGCCCCGAAAGCCCGACTTGCAGGTGTACCTGCCGCGACACCGAG ATGGCTCTACCCACCCAAGCAACGCAGACTGTGAGGAGTCCGGTGAAAGCAGCAGTAGTGGTGGCTCTGAGCCAGAGCCCCCTGGCCATCAGCTCTTCTGCTTAGAATATGAGGCGGACAGCGGAGACATCACCTCAGTTATCGTGTATCAG GATGATGATCCAGGAAGGGTGAGCGAGGAGGTGTCGGCACACACGCCTCTGGAACCGCCCATGCGCGAGGCCCTCAAGCTGCGCATCCAGGAGGAGATTGCAAAGCGCCAGAGCCGACACTGA